A stretch of Spirochaeta cellobiosiphila DSM 17781 DNA encodes these proteins:
- a CDS encoding biotin--[acetyl-CoA-carboxylase] ligase yields MANFSDLGYRQLFDDVWYIDNTGSTMDDARILIGSGDNSDFCLVTAYQSNGVGRGSGRVWDSREGMNLLFTQTISESQLVLSSQLIPLWVAFNLKAVLQNIVRKELYIKWPNDILYENRKISGILCQKYKNRYIIGIGLNVNQTSWPSSLENKSTSLKLIDGLERNTHNILEDYLFYQKDHYDFDIKKFAESLWGLNHQVTFTAGVSTRSTEGIIRGVNPDGGLVLECSGREKVYYSGEISFHR; encoded by the coding sequence ATGGCTAATTTTTCCGATTTGGGATATAGGCAACTTTTTGATGATGTCTGGTATATAGATAATACTGGTTCGACTATGGATGATGCCCGTATACTCATAGGCTCTGGTGATAATTCAGATTTTTGTCTTGTAACAGCTTATCAATCAAATGGTGTTGGTCGTGGTAGTGGACGTGTTTGGGATAGCAGGGAGGGGATGAACCTATTGTTTACACAAACTATATCTGAATCACAGTTAGTATTATCTTCCCAATTAATCCCTTTATGGGTCGCTTTTAACCTAAAAGCAGTCCTTCAGAATATCGTTAGGAAAGAACTGTATATTAAATGGCCCAATGATATTTTGTATGAGAATCGAAAGATATCCGGCATCCTATGTCAAAAGTATAAGAATCGTTATATCATAGGCATTGGTCTTAATGTTAACCAAACCTCCTGGCCTAGTTCTTTGGAGAATAAATCTACTAGTCTAAAGCTTATTGATGGATTAGAGCGTAATACGCACAATATATTAGAAGATTACCTGTTCTATCAAAAAGATCACTATGATTTCGATATTAAGAAATTTGCCGAATCCCTATGGGGTCTCAATCACCAAGTTACTTTTACAGCAGGAGTCTCAACTCGCTCAACAGAAGGTATTATCAGAGGTGTAAATCCTGATGGTGGATTAGTACTGGAATGCTCAGGAAGGGAGAAGGTTTATTACTCAGGTGAAATATCCTTTCATCGTTAA
- a CDS encoding ABC transporter substrate-binding protein has product MKRYLTLILITICIIPVLFGSGQKQEKDKDTYKVRIGVMPDAGNLPLLLMDHVEIVPFMSAKERDVALMAGQIDGISGDLVGLLQFWKNGNNLKVLTTTTSRFMIVAAKGYSSSITTPDIGISENTVIEFMVDALWPDGSFNKLGIPQVPVRMEMLKNNKLPLACLTEGMAWPLLEEGYTIIKDQQNTDLTPAVLALSPAYLSKNEKVVSILKDEWNNAVNEINTNPDQYRHTLIEQVRLPASSNYPMPQYKTITLPNKKTFDLVKSWMIDKYGNDIDVTYNEVVIK; this is encoded by the coding sequence ATGAAAAGATACCTAACATTAATCCTGATTACTATTTGTATTATTCCAGTACTCTTCGGTTCTGGTCAAAAACAGGAAAAGGACAAAGATACATATAAAGTTAGAATAGGTGTAATGCCAGATGCAGGGAATTTACCATTATTACTCATGGACCATGTTGAAATAGTACCTTTTATGAGTGCCAAAGAAAGGGATGTAGCTCTTATGGCTGGACAAATAGACGGAATATCTGGTGATTTAGTAGGTCTATTACAGTTTTGGAAAAATGGAAACAACCTAAAAGTACTAACCACCACCACAAGTCGATTTATGATTGTTGCAGCAAAAGGATATAGCTCAAGTATTACGACCCCTGATATTGGTATCTCTGAGAACACTGTCATAGAATTTATGGTGGATGCCTTATGGCCTGATGGGAGTTTTAATAAACTAGGAATACCTCAAGTCCCTGTCAGAATGGAAATGCTCAAAAATAACAAACTTCCCTTAGCCTGTTTAACAGAAGGGATGGCATGGCCATTGCTTGAAGAAGGATACACCATAATTAAAGATCAACAAAATACGGACTTAACACCGGCAGTACTAGCCTTAAGCCCAGCATATTTATCAAAGAATGAAAAAGTCGTATCAATATTAAAGGACGAATGGAATAATGCAGTTAATGAGATTAACACGAATCCAGATCAATATCGTCACACTTTAATTGAGCAAGTACGTTTGCCAGCGTCTTCCAATTATCCTATGCCTCAATACAAAACAATTACTCTACCTAATAAGAAAACCTTTGATCTCGTTAAATCCTGGATGATTGACAAATATGGTAATGATATAGACGTTACTTACAATGAAGTGGTAATAAAATAA
- a CDS encoding UbiX family flavin prenyltransferase has translation MVESKPFIIAITGASGSLYGIRMIQELIKHNRTVYTLITDSAKQVIPFETGKSWEQWYSEFNQNNEYVQDIPLNNIYHKIASGSYSTEAMIISPCSMGTLGRIASGISSNLLERAADVTLKEKRSLILMARETPLNRIHIQNMLTINEAGGIIFPPTPAFYAKPQTIEELVQATVCRVLQLAGLEINNPYSWQPDEREW, from the coding sequence ATGGTTGAGAGCAAACCCTTTATTATAGCTATAACGGGAGCATCAGGGTCCCTCTATGGGATTAGAATGATCCAGGAATTGATCAAACATAATCGAACTGTATACACACTAATCACAGACTCAGCTAAACAAGTTATTCCCTTTGAAACGGGAAAATCCTGGGAGCAATGGTACAGTGAATTCAATCAGAATAATGAATATGTCCAGGATATCCCGCTGAACAATATCTATCACAAGATTGCAAGCGGGTCCTATTCCACAGAGGCAATGATTATTTCTCCCTGTAGTATGGGAACATTAGGTCGTATTGCCTCAGGAATATCTTCCAATCTATTAGAAAGAGCTGCAGATGTTACCCTTAAAGAGAAAAGATCTCTTATTCTTATGGCAAGAGAAACACCTTTGAATCGAATTCATATACAAAATATGTTAACTATCAATGAAGCAGGAGGGATTATATTCCCACCAACTCCGGCGTTTTATGCAAAACCACAAACCATTGAGGAGCTAGTCCAGGCCACGGTTTGCAGAGTCTTACAACTTGCCGGACTAGAAATAAATAACCCCTATAGCTGGCAACCCGATGAGAGAGAATGGTAG
- a CDS encoding aspartate aminotransferase family protein → MALSDRSNTYLGPEGILGKKNEYLLPCSFHFYKNPPQLVKGKGTRLWDHNDKEYIDFFGGVSVMSCGHCNDDINEEVINQIQQLQHTTSIYLTEPVVNLAEELSHVLPGSIKRSFFCNSGSEANDGAMTLARMYTGKEAFVALKGSLHGRTYLTSGITEIPMWRTDPFLNHLPMYFVENRKELEEVLEEHSQSIAGFIFEPIQGNGGIKTLEHSFISELIPLLHKHKVLAIADEIQTGFGRTGYMFASEHYGIIPDIITGAKALGNGFPIGFFATTDGIGHCFTKPSASTLGGNPVSATAGLAVLKYIKKENLTNKAKELGQYLKARLTTLASEYQWIKEVRGFGLMLGVEIQHEQAPEVTDLILESMKDKGFLIGKNGLNRNVLAFQPPLVITKKEIDMMLTSLNETFKEIL, encoded by the coding sequence ATGGCGCTCAGCGATAGATCAAATACTTACCTGGGACCAGAAGGAATACTGGGCAAAAAAAATGAGTATCTATTACCCTGTTCCTTTCATTTTTATAAGAACCCTCCCCAACTAGTAAAAGGTAAAGGGACAAGACTATGGGATCATAATGATAAGGAGTATATTGACTTTTTTGGTGGTGTTTCTGTTATGTCCTGCGGACATTGTAATGATGATATTAATGAAGAGGTTATAAACCAAATCCAACAGTTACAACATACAACATCCATATATTTAACAGAACCAGTTGTTAATCTGGCAGAAGAATTAAGCCATGTTCTTCCTGGGAGCATCAAACGAAGTTTTTTCTGTAATTCTGGGTCAGAAGCCAATGATGGGGCCATGACTTTGGCTCGTATGTATACAGGAAAAGAAGCTTTTGTCGCACTTAAAGGTAGTTTACATGGAAGAACCTATCTCACTTCAGGAATCACAGAAATACCAATGTGGCGAACAGATCCTTTTTTGAATCATTTACCAATGTATTTTGTTGAGAATAGGAAGGAATTAGAAGAAGTACTAGAAGAACATTCTCAATCTATTGCTGGATTCATTTTTGAGCCTATACAAGGTAATGGGGGAATTAAAACACTAGAGCATTCTTTTATTTCTGAATTAATTCCCTTACTACACAAGCATAAAGTTCTTGCCATTGCTGATGAAATCCAAACTGGTTTTGGAAGAACAGGTTATATGTTTGCATCAGAACATTATGGAATAATTCCAGATATAATCACTGGAGCCAAAGCATTGGGTAACGGATTTCCTATTGGTTTTTTTGCAACAACAGATGGGATAGGTCATTGTTTTACAAAACCATCTGCTTCAACATTAGGGGGAAACCCCGTATCAGCGACTGCTGGATTAGCCGTTTTAAAATACATCAAAAAAGAGAACTTAACCAATAAGGCTAAAGAATTAGGTCAATATTTAAAAGCTCGATTAACAACACTGGCATCAGAATATCAATGGATTAAAGAAGTAAGAGGTTTTGGCTTAATGTTAGGAGTAGAAATTCAACATGAACAAGCCCCGGAAGTGACTGATTTAATCCTGGAATCAATGAAAGACAAAGGATTTCTTATTGGTAAAAATGGTTTAAACAGAAATGTTTTAGCCTTTCAACCACCTTTAGTTATAACAAAGAAAGAAATAGATATGATGCTTACCTCACTTAATGAAACATTCAAGGAGATCCTATGA
- a CDS encoding menaquinone biosynthesis decarboxylase, giving the protein MAYKNLQSFIDELDKRGELKRIKKEVSPHLEITEIVDRVSKKYGPALLFENVKGSDYPVLINAFGTYERMALALGSESIDTKAKELEDLIDWGFSQMVKLDIGSFFPKAKWARLFFPSKVLKAPCQQIINHNPDLNQLPVLTCWPGDGGPFFTLPLVITKDPETGSQNMGMYRMQVYDSTTTGMHWHLHKDGAHYYQKYKKKGDVMPVSVVLGDDPAVTYSATAPLPEGISELFFAGYLRGKPVETVKCITNDLLVPANAEFVLEGYVDPNEPLKTEGPFGDHTGYYSLQDQYPVFHVTCITHRKNPVFPATVVGQPPMEDCYMAKATERLFLPLLKKMLPEIVDMNLPLEGVFHNCAILSIRKRYAGHVHKVLYALWGLGQMMYTKMIIIVDHDVDVQDLSKVMWKVFNNIDGSRDLILSEGPLDALDHASPRSRFGTRIGIDATKKGPLDNHHRPWPDDIVMSEEVKNKIDSIWKELELD; this is encoded by the coding sequence ATGGCCTACAAAAACCTACAATCTTTTATTGATGAATTGGATAAAAGAGGTGAACTCAAAAGAATCAAAAAAGAAGTGAGTCCTCACCTTGAAATAACAGAAATTGTTGACAGGGTCAGTAAAAAGTATGGCCCCGCCCTACTCTTTGAGAACGTAAAAGGATCTGACTATCCTGTTTTGATCAATGCCTTTGGTACTTATGAAAGAATGGCTTTAGCTCTTGGTAGTGAGTCCATTGATACAAAAGCGAAGGAATTGGAAGATTTGATCGATTGGGGATTCTCTCAAATGGTCAAATTAGATATTGGAAGTTTCTTTCCAAAAGCAAAATGGGCTCGTTTATTCTTTCCCAGTAAGGTGTTAAAAGCTCCTTGTCAGCAAATCATCAATCACAATCCTGATTTGAACCAACTACCTGTTCTTACTTGTTGGCCAGGAGATGGAGGCCCGTTCTTTACTCTTCCCCTCGTTATTACAAAAGATCCGGAGACAGGATCTCAAAATATGGGAATGTATCGTATGCAAGTGTATGATAGTACAACAACTGGCATGCATTGGCATCTTCATAAGGATGGAGCCCACTATTATCAAAAATACAAGAAGAAAGGGGACGTAATGCCTGTATCTGTTGTATTAGGAGACGATCCAGCTGTTACCTATTCAGCGACAGCTCCCCTTCCTGAGGGTATTTCAGAACTTTTTTTTGCAGGATATCTGAGGGGTAAACCAGTAGAAACAGTTAAATGCATTACCAATGACCTTTTAGTTCCTGCGAATGCGGAATTCGTACTGGAAGGCTATGTAGATCCAAACGAACCATTAAAGACTGAAGGGCCCTTTGGTGATCATACTGGATATTATTCCTTACAAGATCAATATCCAGTTTTTCATGTTACTTGTATTACTCATAGAAAAAACCCTGTATTTCCCGCCACTGTAGTAGGACAACCTCCAATGGAAGATTGTTATATGGCCAAAGCTACAGAAAGACTTTTTCTTCCATTACTGAAGAAGATGTTACCAGAAATAGTCGATATGAACCTACCATTAGAAGGTGTTTTTCATAACTGTGCTATCCTGTCCATTCGCAAAAGGTATGCTGGACATGTGCATAAAGTGTTATACGCCCTCTGGGGTCTAGGTCAAATGATGTACACCAAAATGATTATCATTGTAGACCATGATGTTGATGTTCAAGATCTTAGCAAAGTTATGTGGAAAGTATTTAACAATATAGACGGATCTAGAGATCTTATTTTATCAGAAGGACCATTGGATGCCCTTGATCATGCTTCTCCTAGATCCAGATTTGGAACAAGGATAGGAATTGATGCCACGAAGAAAGGCCCTTTAGATAATCACCACAGACCTTGGCCTGATGACATTGTTATGTCGGAAGAGGTAAAAAACAAAATTGATTCAATTTGGAAGGAATTAGAACTTGATTAG
- the zwf gene encoding glucose-6-phosphate dehydrogenase — MNNNPLLSGLEFTKETGSFSLVIFGVTGDLTRRKLIPALFNLFIEGRINQFKIIGFARRTWTDETFRDEGRKMLSGGKFDSISSDKKEAFLSRLEYISSNFEDPKGYKELLNKINGFGGTLYYLSTPPTSYEAIIENLGKNGLANPDTAYARIIIEKPFGRDLATAKKLNTHLSTYFEEKQIYRIDHYLGKETVQNLLIFRFGNSIFEPLWNNKHIDHIQITVSEGIGVGTRANYFEKSGILRDMVQNHIFQLLTLIAMEPPADLNPDSIRDEKVKVLRSLKPITSKEVGQYTRRAQYNRGIVEGEEVKSYKEEEGVDPKSLTETYVALKVFIENWRWAGVPIYIRTGKRLSRKLTEISIHFKNPPHQIFPNSHPSLNANTLILHIQPEEGITFNINAKIPGLSTSMRRVNMDFAYGNAFGEQTPEAYQRLLLDAITGDPSLYTRRDEIETSWSYITRIINGWINENPPMYSYRSGSAGPEESNDLMEKGKWRRL, encoded by the coding sequence ATGAATAATAATCCACTTTTATCAGGTTTAGAATTTACAAAGGAAACAGGATCCTTTTCTTTGGTAATCTTTGGAGTAACAGGAGACCTAACAAGAAGGAAACTAATACCTGCCTTATTTAATCTTTTTATTGAGGGAAGAATCAATCAATTTAAGATAATAGGCTTCGCCAGAAGAACCTGGACAGATGAAACTTTCAGAGATGAAGGTAGAAAAATGCTATCTGGCGGCAAATTTGACTCCATATCTTCTGATAAAAAGGAAGCTTTCCTAAGCCGTTTAGAATATATTTCCAGTAATTTTGAAGATCCCAAAGGATATAAGGAATTGCTTAACAAAATAAACGGTTTTGGAGGGACTCTCTACTATTTATCAACACCACCGACTTCCTACGAAGCGATTATAGAAAACTTGGGAAAGAATGGCTTAGCCAATCCTGACACAGCTTATGCGCGTATCATTATAGAAAAACCTTTTGGCAGGGATCTGGCCACAGCCAAAAAGCTAAATACCCATTTGAGCACTTATTTTGAAGAAAAACAAATATATAGAATAGACCATTACCTAGGGAAGGAAACGGTTCAGAACTTACTGATCTTCCGATTTGGGAATAGTATATTTGAACCATTATGGAACAATAAACACATTGACCATATTCAAATAACAGTATCCGAAGGAATCGGTGTGGGGACAAGGGCTAATTACTTTGAAAAATCAGGAATATTGAGGGATATGGTTCAAAACCACATCTTTCAATTATTAACATTGATTGCCATGGAACCACCAGCAGATCTTAACCCCGACTCTATTCGTGATGAAAAGGTCAAAGTGCTACGTTCACTAAAGCCAATAACATCAAAAGAAGTTGGTCAGTACACACGAAGAGCGCAATATAATAGAGGTATTGTAGAGGGAGAAGAAGTCAAATCTTATAAGGAAGAAGAAGGTGTAGACCCAAAGTCATTAACGGAAACATATGTGGCCCTTAAGGTGTTTATAGAAAACTGGCGCTGGGCGGGTGTTCCTATCTACATAAGAACAGGAAAAAGACTATCTCGTAAATTAACAGAAATATCCATACACTTTAAAAATCCTCCTCACCAAATATTCCCCAACAGCCATCCCTCTCTCAATGCGAACACTCTGATACTTCACATTCAACCGGAAGAGGGAATCACATTCAATATCAATGCAAAGATTCCAGGCCTATCAACTTCTATGAGAAGAGTAAATATGGATTTTGCTTATGGTAATGCATTTGGTGAACAAACTCCTGAAGCATATCAAAGACTATTGCTAGATGCCATAACCGGTGATCCAAGCCTTTATACAAGAAGGGATGAAATAGAAACCTCCTGGTCTTACATTACACGAATCATCAATGGCTGGATTAATGAAAATCCACCTATGTATAGTTACAGGTCAGGTAGTGCCGGACCGGAAGAAAGCAATGACCTAATGGAAAAAGGTAAATGGAGAAGACTATGA
- a CDS encoding glucose-6-phosphate dehydrogenase assembly protein OpcA has protein sequence MNLIPNASFVEKELNKIQREQAPNDSRNSLFNIVIFSKHGTISRSEEALSSLLGKRPARIIHIYLGTPGKTRTEISAHCIEDFEHRGVCFQEVSIYSGTDKTGEDPGAWTPLLIRDIPTFLWWDDGFKHFPELLTQSENFADKLIIDSQMADLALLGEISGKIEEYNLCLTDISWQYLIPFIRLTARLFNPEDDLDNLYHIKSINLQGFSQSQVYLFLGWMGSKLNWTFLQNNENDIQVEVGNKKLILTWTKGSNKQIDFCTTTEYTYSIISDDKKELVNLIRGNKSSYQVSNPSISIGSIILQEVDKMYSDRIYNESLEWLKLNNNI, from the coding sequence ATGAATCTAATACCTAATGCTTCTTTTGTTGAAAAAGAACTGAATAAAATACAGAGAGAACAAGCCCCTAATGACTCAAGAAATAGTCTATTCAATATTGTTATTTTCTCAAAACATGGAACAATTAGCAGATCAGAAGAGGCCTTGTCATCTTTATTAGGTAAACGTCCCGCACGTATTATACATATTTATCTGGGCACTCCAGGAAAAACAAGAACCGAAATAAGTGCCCATTGTATTGAAGATTTTGAACATAGAGGTGTTTGTTTTCAGGAAGTATCCATTTATTCCGGCACGGACAAGACAGGAGAAGATCCAGGAGCATGGACGCCTTTATTGATAAGGGATATACCTACCTTTTTATGGTGGGATGATGGATTCAAACATTTTCCTGAATTATTGACTCAATCTGAAAACTTTGCAGATAAACTAATCATAGACTCACAGATGGCTGATCTTGCCTTACTTGGAGAAATATCAGGCAAAATTGAAGAATACAATCTTTGCTTAACAGATATAAGCTGGCAATATCTAATTCCCTTCATACGATTAACAGCAAGACTGTTCAACCCAGAAGATGATCTTGATAATCTATATCATATAAAATCAATAAATCTTCAAGGATTTTCTCAAAGCCAGGTATATCTCTTTTTAGGCTGGATGGGGTCAAAGCTTAATTGGACCTTTCTTCAAAATAATGAGAATGATATTCAAGTGGAAGTTGGTAATAAAAAGCTTATATTAACATGGACTAAAGGTAGTAATAAGCAAATCGACTTTTGTACTACGACAGAGTATACCTATTCCATTATCTCTGATGATAAAAAAGAACTTGTTAATCTGATTAGGGGTAATAAATCTTCTTATCAAGTTAGCAACCCCTCCATTTCTATAGGATCTATTATCTTACAAGAAGTGGATAAGATGTATTCAGACAGAATCTATAATGAATCCCTAGAATGGCTAAAATTGAATAATAATATCTAA
- a CDS encoding peptidase U32 family protein: MSRKWNDRDLELLAPAGTFEIFKSVITSKCDAVYLGGQHLNMRMIRKGYNLTNQELKDAINIANDHNKKIYITLNSLIDPEEVNEALDYLDYLDTIKPHGLIIQDLGLLQLIQERQITIPLHSSVMMNVHNLTMVDFLSRRGISKVVLSREMTLDEVRYIHCNSDVELEYFTHGDMCVAHGAQCLYSSFVFGMSSNRGRCLKPCRWPYQIKGVTEAPPYPLAVKDMNMYQHLGDMILAGVTSFKIEGRMREKDFIVSLVNKYGDALDQFLEDPLYRRVDNLDEFKKRDFSTGYAYGKPGISNINTLGEGSGKFYSTGKMFSTPTAEKEIDLNVDNFAAYSIFNIKRQDYHLNVKVNSIDQAVVASKAGADRVILTLEPLAPAQLPSINDIENLANRIGDKTDLYLALPRMTKDKDDLLFKNYFAKNISVKGIYINHVGCLEYLDNQQYDLAGDTGLNTYNHLSLKYLKSCGVSLANLSIEMPFSSFHTLAKINIYNPDYATPEIMIHGRPTMMYMEHDISSTEADDIELVTEAESLHVKKDIWNRYHMLSAKDYTLLPRISELLQSGYREFRLELQDYDISETSQLLYQIQDLIQNQKNMKQILMSISQKRGLTYGAQR, from the coding sequence ATGAGTAGGAAATGGAACGATCGTGATTTGGAATTACTTGCTCCTGCCGGAACATTTGAAATCTTCAAATCTGTAATTACTTCAAAATGTGATGCTGTCTATCTAGGTGGCCAACACTTGAACATGCGTATGATTAGGAAAGGATATAACCTTACTAATCAGGAATTAAAAGATGCTATTAACATAGCTAATGATCATAACAAAAAAATTTATATTACATTAAATAGTCTTATAGACCCTGAAGAAGTAAATGAGGCACTTGATTACCTCGATTATCTAGACACGATTAAGCCTCATGGTTTAATCATTCAAGATTTAGGGCTTCTTCAACTTATACAGGAAAGACAAATAACAATACCTCTACACAGTTCAGTTATGATGAATGTTCATAACTTAACCATGGTAGATTTCTTATCCAGAAGGGGAATATCTAAAGTCGTTTTATCAAGAGAAATGACTCTTGATGAAGTCAGATATATTCATTGTAATAGTGATGTTGAACTAGAATACTTTACCCATGGAGACATGTGTGTTGCCCATGGAGCCCAGTGTTTGTATAGCTCTTTTGTTTTTGGAATGTCTTCTAATCGGGGACGATGTTTGAAACCGTGTCGATGGCCATATCAAATAAAAGGAGTGACAGAGGCCCCTCCTTATCCTTTGGCTGTTAAAGATATGAATATGTATCAACATTTGGGAGATATGATACTGGCAGGGGTAACGTCCTTCAAAATAGAAGGAAGGATGAGGGAAAAAGATTTTATTGTAAGTTTAGTCAATAAATATGGAGACGCATTAGATCAATTCCTTGAGGATCCTTTATATAGAAGAGTAGATAATCTTGACGAGTTCAAGAAAAGAGACTTTTCTACGGGATACGCCTATGGAAAACCAGGAATATCAAATATTAATACCCTAGGTGAAGGATCTGGAAAGTTTTACTCAACAGGTAAAATGTTTAGTACACCTACAGCTGAAAAAGAAATAGATTTAAACGTGGATAATTTTGCTGCATATTCAATTTTTAATATTAAGCGACAGGACTACCATTTAAATGTTAAGGTTAATTCCATTGACCAAGCTGTAGTTGCATCAAAAGCGGGAGCTGATCGAGTTATATTAACCCTCGAACCTTTAGCACCCGCACAATTACCTTCTATCAATGACATAGAAAACTTAGCCAACAGGATAGGAGATAAAACAGATTTATACCTAGCCCTGCCTCGAATGACTAAAGATAAAGATGATCTTCTTTTTAAAAACTATTTTGCTAAAAATATTTCTGTAAAAGGTATTTACATTAATCATGTAGGATGTTTGGAATATTTAGATAACCAACAATATGATCTAGCAGGTGATACTGGTCTTAATACCTATAACCACTTATCTCTTAAATACTTGAAAAGTTGTGGTGTTAGCCTTGCCAATCTATCTATAGAAATGCCCTTTTCTAGCTTTCATACTTTAGCAAAAATAAATATCTATAACCCGGATTATGCAACACCTGAGATTATGATACATGGTAGACCCACTATGATGTATATGGAACATGATATAAGTTCAACGGAAGCAGATGACATAGAACTAGTCACAGAAGCAGAATCATTACATGTAAAGAAGGATATTTGGAACCGCTATCATATGTTATCTGCCAAAGATTATACCCTACTCCCCAGAATATCGGAATTGCTACAATCAGGATACAGAGAGTTTCGTTTAGAATTACAAGATTATGATATCAGTGAAACATCTCAACTGTTATACCAGATACAGGACCTAATTCAAAATCAAAAGAATATGAAACAGATATTGATGTCTATTTCACAAAAGAGAGGACTTACCTATGGCGCTCAGCGATAG
- a CDS encoding 4-hydroxybenzoate octaprenyltransferase: MIRQSLRGMKNIGSAVMIEHTLFSLPLAISAFLLETAGHPPIAKVIWILLAVFGARNAANALNRLIDRHIDEENPRTATRDLPTGKVKPYQLWIFTILCLMIFLLAAYKLNPLCLILVPVAFILIFGYSYTKRFTFLCHYWLGVTTSVAVMGSFLAISGSFAWEYFPLTIGAALWVAGFDIIYATQDIEHDRTVGLHSIPSRFGKNGALYIAGLSHMVTILAFILNGYLYQLHELYYIGVTISGIILVMEHVIAWKGNVKWIPLASYHLNQLLSPLFMIFTILDIYLLGNLNG; the protein is encoded by the coding sequence TTGATTAGACAATCTCTAAGAGGAATGAAAAACATAGGCTCTGCTGTCATGATAGAACATACTCTTTTTTCTCTCCCTCTAGCCATTTCAGCTTTTTTATTAGAAACAGCAGGTCATCCACCAATAGCTAAAGTTATTTGGATATTGCTCGCTGTCTTTGGGGCACGCAATGCCGCCAATGCTCTCAATCGTCTCATCGACAGACATATTGATGAAGAAAATCCCCGTACAGCCACAAGGGATCTCCCAACTGGAAAAGTAAAACCTTACCAATTATGGATATTCACAATCCTATGCCTAATGATTTTCTTATTGGCAGCCTATAAATTAAATCCCCTATGCCTAATTCTAGTGCCAGTAGCGTTTATCTTAATATTTGGATATTCTTACACGAAACGTTTCACTTTTCTTTGTCATTATTGGTTGGGAGTTACTACTTCTGTAGCTGTCATGGGTAGTTTTTTGGCTATATCAGGATCTTTTGCCTGGGAATACTTCCCTCTTACCATAGGTGCTGCCCTATGGGTTGCGGGGTTTGATATTATTTATGCTACTCAGGATATTGAACATGACAGGACAGTAGGACTTCATTCTATTCCCTCACGATTTGGAAAAAATGGAGCTTTGTACATTGCCGGCCTGTCTCATATGGTGACAATTCTTGCCTTTATTCTTAACGGATATCTATATCAATTACATGAACTATATTATATAGGAGTAACAATCTCCGGAATAATTCTAGTAATGGAACATGTTATAGCATGGAAAGGCAATGTTAAATGGATACCTCTAGCTAGCTATCACCTAAATCAATTGCTTTCCCCCTTATTTATGATTTTCACTATTCTTGATATTTATCTATTGGGAAATCTGAATGGTTGA